In Scatophagus argus isolate fScaArg1 chromosome 3, fScaArg1.pri, whole genome shotgun sequence, the genomic stretch ACAATCTTCACTCTTTGACCTAAAATCATTCAACATGACTGAAACGTTCGAATAGTAGGATGGAAACATACTCACTTTTGTTGTTACTTCACTGGGTGTCTGCACACGTCGGTTATGtcaacattaataaaaaaaaaagctgcatgcAGACATCCACTAAGTGTCTACACTGAGGTAGAAAATATAATGCGAGTTAAACAGTGATGGGTGAGGTCACCTGAGCATGCCGTAGCACAACGTAGATCGCAGAGTAGTGGGTCCGAAGTGACTGATGTTTCTCCTGTGGAGACTCTCTTCCGTGAGTGCAATGCCGATCACCACCTCTTCATTGTGTATGTTTAGTAACACCTACAGGATTACACACAGTACATGATTTGAGATCAATCAGCACAACAATCATCAGAAAATTAATTACGAGCTATTATGATTTGGATTATCTGTTCCAGTAATTTTTTGGTAATAATACCAAACATGACGTAGTTCCAGCTTTTCaagtgtgaggatttgctgtttttttggcAAACATGATaataaattgaatatctttcaTTCAGGGTGATTTACTGATTGTTTCAACATGTGTCTAAACATCTGAAAGCATCTGAATATCAGTTAACTAAGAACAGGCACTAAACACATCATTTCAACAACATGGTACAATGCAGAAGCTTTTTTCAGTTTCCCACATAATATGAACAGCTTATCTCCATGGAAAACATTACTTAACCGCATTGTTATTTGTTCTTCTGATACTCCTTAAGCTAAACATTAGGTTATATCATGCAAATTTATCGGAACAGCCAGAGCTTCCTTGGGCTGGTGCGACGGCATTCGCTTTGTGTCACTCCAGTCTGAACAAGAATACCCACCTCTATGTCAAACTTTGTCATGTCAGCTTTCCACTGGAAGAATTCTTGCACGGCTCCACCAAAGTCTCTGGCTGCCTCATTAGAGGAAAAGCTGTGTTTGTCTCCAGCCCTGTTGCACGTCACACGAAACTTGATGAGCTTGGCCTCGGGTGCTGCCTCCCCTGAGTGCTGCATGCTGGACTCCTCATCAGGCATGCTCTCCGCCTCTGTCTGGCTTTCAGCAGCTGACGCCACTTCAGGTAGCGCTTGCTCCTCAGGGTTAGCCACAGTTGCATCACTGACCTCACTATTAGGCTTTGCCTTGGGGCCAGTCCCTCCTTTCCGATagcctttcttcttttttaggGTGCGATTCAGTTTCCAAACCTCTAAGGCATTAGTCCAGGGAAGTCTAGAGGCAAGCTGCTGGAACTCCATCAGTGTCTCCTCctgtacaaaacaaactgtttaataCCCTGACGATAACGCGCTCATCATCAGTCTCAAACACAATCAAGCTGTTTATAAGTTACCTTTGATTCTTTGAACTGGTAATGATCATATTCCTCAATCACAACAAACAGGTTGTCCACAGACCTCAGAAGATGAACCTACAGTAAGGAATTCGGtgaacagacagaaggaaagacagacaCCCACAAAGACGTATTTTAGATGTAGGTTTATTTGTACATCTGGTAATTTAAACTGGAGGGATCCAACATATCACCACCTCGGCTTCCGAAGACCATAATACATTTTGACAGTGTTAAACATCTATGAAAAACAGGGCATATTCTAGCTCAGTTTGGTACCTGAAAAAGCTTGTCAGTGGTTATTGGAAAGTATATACGCCCGCGATCCTTGCTGATACGAGCATCGACTCCGATCTTCTCCTTGACCTCCTCTGCAGCAGTGTGCTCGAAGCCCGTGGGCACGGTGGCTCCAATGGTGACGGTGATGATGTCTCCAGTGGGGACATCACTCTCAGTGTCAGGGCCGTGCTCTGCAGGCCCACTATCCACGGAGGACATACTATACGTGTGTACTAGACACAGCGGTAAAACTGGATGATATGTGTCACCAAGCTCAGTAGTTCACATGTAACAGCTGAAGGGAGAAACATTCAAACTGTCAGTGCAGCATATTTTGCCACATTCATACAATGAGAGTAATTTGCAGGAGAACAACGTATCTTATACAACTACTAAGTCCTGTAATGCTGTCGTAAGTTAGCATGTCAGTGCTTGTTTCTCTGAATACCGTGTACAAACTCGTAACGTTATCAAAGGAGAAGGAATGTTACTAGTTGACTTAgcaggctaacgttagctttgAGGAGCCAAAAAGTTGttaggaataaaaaaacaaggcaaattTAGCCACTGATTCGGATTTTGAAACAAACCGCTGCCACATTatgaaatgtgttcatgtgataAGCCCACCGTTTGAACTGTAGGTGCTGATTAAAGGCCTATGTATATCTTGCTAACTGCAGTCATACCACCCTGTCAAACACGAGGCGACAACATGTTATTTCCGCTCAACAGCAACATTTCCGGACAAAATCCTTCAGCATAAAAGCGCCATTTAGCCGAACGACAACGGGACAGTCTTAATGTGAAAATACGCCTCAAAATCAGCCACATCAACTAATGACATTCTAGGCATGTTGGTTTAAATAAAGAAGacacaaggaaaagaaagacaaggaaaaacaaaaattacttAAGGATATGAAGTTTAGACAGTTTAAGATGCAGGGGACAGATGGATGTTTGTTCCAATACGAAGCAGAAAAGTTTCATAGTTTAAAAACTCTGTCAATGGAATCCttcacagaaaaatgtatttcttcagTTTAACGAAACCCGTGTACAAAcgttgtttatattttgatATCCAGAAGACCGAACAGGAAGTGTAGTCGGCGCCAGCTAAACTAATCTTGATCACAGGTTTTCATTCATTGAGACTAGCTACCACTTCCGGGTACATCTCTCCCATAAGTGATCGGCAGAGGGCGCAATGATATCGTTTTTTttgagcagagacagagagtgctgattaaaaacattcatgCAGCATCatacaacaaagacaaataagaCAGATAGTGCATGAAAAGAGAAGTTCAGTGTGCAGTATATCAAATGCCTGTCAGTCTCACATCAGTATCAAATAAAGAAAGGAGGATAACCAtcttttccttccatttctgTCTGGAATTaagggttgttgttgttgtcattttccaGTGACTGTCATTTCCTAATATTTCTTTCATAGTGAATTTATTAATGATCAAGTATACATTCATCAACAGTGAGATAAATAATCTCTTTTCTAAACgtgtcatttgtttatttagtgAGTGGGGATAAGAAAAACTGTCTTCTCCAATGTGTCACTGTCCTCGTGTGATTAATTGAACCTTTGGGCAGTGGAAGCAATAGTTTTAACTTCATGTGATAATTCTCTGTCACCTGAG encodes the following:
- the thumpd3 gene encoding THUMP domain-containing protein 3 — encoded protein: MSSVDSGPAEHGPDTESDVPTGDIITVTIGATVPTGFEHTAAEEVKEKIGVDARISKDRGRIYFPITTDKLFQVHLLRSVDNLFVVIEEYDHYQFKESKEETLMEFQQLASRLPWTNALEVWKLNRTLKKKKGYRKGGTGPKAKPNSEVSDATVANPEEQALPEVASAAESQTEAESMPDEESSMQHSGEAAPEAKLIKFRVTCNRAGDKHSFSSNEAARDFGGAVQEFFQWKADMTKFDIEVLLNIHNEEVVIGIALTEESLHRRNISHFGPTTLRSTLCYGMLRLCKPQASDIILDPMCGTGAIPLEGAIEFNSSFYVAGDNYDMAVNRTLNNICHIQKRRADKGSASGLPIDTVRWDVCSLPIRTGSVDIIITDMPFGKRMGSKKKNWDLYPSCLREMARVCRPGSGKAVLLTQDKKCFSKAISRMGGLWRKLHTVWVNVGGLHAGVYLLKRTGFVFGQTPEDVHESQRTADTQGDEKD